In Zingiber officinale cultivar Zhangliang chromosome 1A, Zo_v1.1, whole genome shotgun sequence, the DNA window GGCGGATACTGCTCGGCTTCGGTGTGGGTTTCACCAACCAGGCGACTCCGGTGTACCTGGCGGAGACGGCGCCGGCGAGGTGGCGAGGCGCCTTCACCGCCGGGTTCCAGTTGTTCATCGCTGTCGGAGTGGTGGTGGCCAACCTCACCAACTACGGCGCCTCCCACGTTCGCGCCTGGGGGTGGCGCCTTTCGCTTGGCCTCGCAGCCGTCCCCGCCGCTGCCATCTTCCTCTCGGCCATCCTCATCTCTGACACTCCTAGCAGCCTTGTCGCGCGCGGTAGGATCGACGACGCGCGCAAGGCGCTTATCAGAATCCGGGGCGGCGATGCGAACGCAGAGCTCAAAGCCCTCGAGCGCGCCGTCCGCGACGCAGACGAGATGGCGCAAGGGGCGTTCAAGCGGATCGCAACACGGCGGTACCGGCCGTACCTTGTGATGGCGGTGGCGATTCCTCTATTTCAGCAGCTTACGGGGGTGATCGTAATCGCCTTCTTCTCGCCGGTGCTGTTCCGGACAGTAGGGTTCGGGAGCGACACAGCGCTCGTCAGCGCTGTCATTCTTGGCGTCGTCAATCTCGTGTCCCTCCTCATCTCCTCCACTGTCGTCGACCGCTGCGGCCGCAAGTTCCTCTTCATGACAGGCGGCGCTCAGATGATCCTCTCTCAGGTATTTTAATTCTAAGTGTTCTCATGCTCTGTTTCTTGACTAATTAGCTTCAGTCAAATTCATAAGGCGGCGGTGGCGTGGATACTCGGAGCCGCCGGGCGGGCAGCGCTGCCGCAGGGGCACGCAGTGGCGGTGTTGGTGCTGTTTTGCACGTACGCGTTTGGGTTCGGGTACTCATGGGGTCCGCTGAGTTGGATCGTCCCCGTCGAAATCTTCCCGGTGGAGGTGCGGTCGGCGGGGCAGAGCATCAGCGTCGCCGTCAACCTAGGGGTAACTTTCCTGCAGGCGCAGATCTTCCTAGCCATGCTCTGCCGTCTCAAGGCCGGTACCTTCGTCTACTACGCCGCCTGGGTGGGCGTCATGACGGCATTCGTGGCTGTCTTCCTGCCGGAGACGAAGGGGGTGCCACTGGAGGCCATGCCGGCTCTGTGGGCCCGACACTGGTACTGGCGCCGATTCATGGTGACAAATGACGTCACAGAGCATAATGACCAGGCACTGTCTTCTTAATAAATTACCTATCTACTTTAACAGTATGTTATGTTGACTGTCATGATGATAAAATTACATATCCTAATTATCAATATTTAATATCAcatattaactttttttttatctattgaTCCATCCATCTTTCATTAAAGTTTCGAATCACTTCATTCTATTTCATTTTATTATTGTGATATGCCCTTATAATATTCGAAAAGTCTCTTTCTCAcccaaaaaaaatagaaagattttttaaaaatcattattgaTTATGGTAGACAAACTCGGTCGATATATTTAATGGTGAAAATCAATAAGGCATTACCATGTCACTACTAAAAATTATTGTAACAGTCACTACATGATCCAACCCaataaaaattatcataaaaaaatgTGACAAACTTTAATTACTTTTGGGTAGAATTACATTGCCATGTCATCTATCACGCCCCTTCTCATAGGCCATTGCTATTAAAAATATCCAAACTACAGGCTTCCAATAAATATTTACGCATAAATATCCGCCAGAGCTACATGACAATCTTTCAATCGGCAAAGACTGAACTAGATGAAAGATAATTAGTTCTCTCTTCCAACATATGTTTTCTATTTGACATTTAAACAAACAAGTCCTCTATGGCTTAGTTAACAAACCAAGAGTGTGTTACAATTCCCAGTGTTACTCGAGAATTCAGTTCCATGGCTAGTCACATTTCCACGCCTTGTTAAGGGCATCCAGGACGTTCTGTAGAGTTACCTCTTGCACAAGCACAACCTTTTCCCTGGATTTTGAACCAGAACCAATAGACACTTGCCTTTTCTTCACACCTAATACCTGCAATATGTAAATAAGTTCTGGCCTCTCATGCACTGAGCGATAATATGGATTTCTTCAAACTGCAGTTTACATTTGAATAAATAAGTATCCTTTAGCAATTACTATGGATTCATGGATACTTCCACTAGTTGTGTGTATCCTATGACCATCACATGCTCAATTGTAAAAATATGCTTGGTTGGTTATCACTGAATGTATATAACTGCCACTTCTGTACTGAAAGATTAAAGCATATTTCTTGATAAGTCCTTGGAAATATTCACTTATCATTTAAATTTGCAATTATGATACTTTGCACATATAATTTTGAAGACTTGCCCTTTGGTTGGTTTTGTTCCTGGTTGCTAACTTCACTATCTAATGGAATGAGGTTAAGAATATATAATATGGATGACTACTATCTGGAAGGATAGTGGATACTTCTAAACTTAAATGAAGATGCATCTTTGCATATCGAGAAAGCTCCATTGAGCCAGCATACGTGCTAATCAGATGCATGACAAGGCATTTAAGACCCAGAAAATATTAGCTATCAAAGATTGTGGTATTTTAATCAAGATACACTTACAATCTTCTTATCTCTTCTTTTAGCATAAAATCTTTGCCTGGTAAGGATTCTGGATTACAGGATCAGGTTCTTTACACGGATGGAGTGGTATTACACCATAAATATATGATCATATTGGCACTAAAGAAATCATAAAAACTACTGCAAACAAGCATATACTGGCAATTATCAACAGTTTGGTCCATTCTGCAAACTAACATTACTTAAAACGGAGGGAAAAAAATGCAACCAGCACACGGTACTGCCTCAGGTCGACTACATTAAATATCTTTCCGACACAATCAGAACAGAAGTAAATATCTATCTCACAACAGCAACATTCTTCATGTTGCTTGGATTCATTTTTAGTAAGTCATCCCTCAATAAAACTTCAGGGACTATGTATGAATAACACAGTCATTTAGTAGTCTGCCAATTTGTTTGATTAATAGAAGAACAACAAGATACTTATACCATTTCACAGATAACATGATCAACATAACCAAAACTAGAATTGACACAAAGAAAATTCAAATTACCATTCCTAAGAGCAAGATAAACAGCTAATCAAAATGTGAAATATTCTAGCTTACATTGATTCTTTGAATTGACAAATTCCCCTAACAGAATCTGATTTATCAATTTACTGATAATTTGATGTGCTAGGTAAATAGTAGGGACTTTATCAATTACTTTGAATTGATACTACTACTTCATCAGCATTTTCCAGTCTCATTATTACCCCTGTTGTCTGGGGAACTTATCACTAGTGTAATTAGATAAATTTCCAATGCTATTGGATGTCATTGTTCAGTTTAGTTCACAATACAGGGTCACTTTAATATGACAGTTTCCCAGTAAAAAGCAATCATGTCTCGAGCTAAGCCGCATTAGCCACATCCATGCAGCTATTTTCCAAAATTTCCATCTTCAGCAGGATCAGAGAGTCTCTTCAATTTTCATATTCTAGATTTCATTTGTGCCCAgataaagttaaaatttaaattgcAATATGGTTGAAAGTAATGGTCAAAGATTTAGCCATGGAGAGGGCTAATGGATAAGAGAGAGAGTCGTGGACTAAATAAAAATAGTTAGAGAAGTAATCCTGATTTTTAATATGGCAAATCAAACCTTGAGTAAAAATAGATAAAGCAAAGTGCTTCTTGTCATAATTTTGTTTAATGGGAATTTGGTTACAAAGTACAATGGCTTATGTGCCAATCATTCAATATATGCCACCATTAATACCTATTTTAAGATAACATCAATCACACTGATTCAATGTTTGTTTGGCCTTCCACTTTCCTCTCAAATCccttaattgattaattttgcCAAACTAAAACAAAAAGTGGCCATCTTTGAACATGCTGAAATCAATCTTAACCTAATTTTGTGTCACCTAAGGATCTTAGCAGTGCCCTTCTTAAACTTTGATATCCCATCACAAACTGATCGCACAAGGCAATAAACTACTAAAGAGATTTGCTTCTTTTAAATGACATACAAGAGAAAATTTATGTAATCGTGTTCATATTGTTTCAATATCAATCTATGCAAAAACTATTTCTGTTCTTCGCAATTTCTTCTAAATTCCTCACTCAATTCTCTTCAAATTTACCATCATTCTAAAAAGGCCAAGCAATACTTGTTGCCGAGATAAAGAGAATCTTTATCAGGGGCGAAGAGATCAGAAACTCACCGAACTAATGTAGTCGAGCAGCGCCGCGTTGGCCTCACCATCCCTCGCTGGGGCATCGATCTGAACTCCTAAAGCGTCGTCGCCGACATCTGaaaccagaaaaaaaaaaaaaactctcgcAGGGGGAGAAAATGGCAGACGAGACAGAGATTGAAAGGGAAAGGGGCGGACCAGTGATGGTGGCGACCTTGGACCCTGGCTTCGCGTGGATGGTGATGGCCACGGTGGACGGAGGAAGGAGACGGAGGCAACCGGGAAATTTGATCTCCGCCGGAGCGACGACGGTCGCAGATGCTGCGGAACCACCCTTCGCTTTCCCACGCTTGGGCGGCGCCATCTCTTCGCCAGAGCTTAACACCTTTTCTGCCTGCTCCTTCCTTTCACGCAGCGAAAGGGTTAACCTCGGTTCGCGGACTCAAGCTCAGCTTGAGCTCGTCAATTAGGCTCCGTTTCAAGGTTGCTTACCGATCAAATCACACTCCCAAAATCATGTATTATCTCTTAAATAAGCAACGTAAAAATTTTagtgtaataaataaatattatattaattgTATTGGATTTTGATTAAGCGTCTTTTTTTCCCTAAAATACCAATATTCCAAAAgcccaattaaaatcaagttaattcTATCGAGACGAATCCGACGGTAAACAAAGCAACAGCAAAGGCTCCGTGGTTACGCCACGGATCGCGATCCGCGTGGTCAGTTTTGGTAAGAAATCCACCATTCATTCATCCACATCTGACGGTTCCAATGAAACTTAGGACTTCGCTGGAGGGATTGCGGTTGGGAACCAGCATTTTTTTCGGTTTCCCTCCTACATCTCCTCCTATAAAAGGCACCACTCCGTGTTTCTTCACAATCGTCGTTCCAATTCCCAAATCACAATCcctaattttcttcttcttccccggaTCTTGTTTTCTATTGCAATGGCTCGGACGAAGCAGACGGCGAGAAAATCCACCGGAGGAAAGGCCCCGCGCAAGCAACTGGCAACCAAGGCAGCTCGCAAATCGGCGCCTGCCACCGGCGGTGTGAAGAAGCCCCATCGGTTCCGCCCTGGCACGGTGGCGCTGCGGGAGATCCGCAAGTACCAGAAGAGCACAGAGCTTCTTATTCGTAAGCTCCCGTTCCAGCGTCTTGTCCGTGAGATTGCCCAGGACTTCAAGACGGATCTCCGGTTCCAGAGCTCTGCCGTAGCAGCACTCCAGGAGGCGGCGGAGGCCTATCTGGTTGGTCTCTTTGAGGATACCAATCTCTGTGCCATCCATGCCAAGCGGGTGACTATAATGCCCAAGGATATTCAACTTGCGCGCAGAATCCGTGGGGAGAGGGCCTGATCGCTCTGATTTACTTGTCTGATCTTTTTAGGGTTTAGGTTTTTACTGTTGTCAACTATTGCCTCTGTGTTTGAATTTCCTAGTGGGATGTAAAAATGCTTTATTATCAATGTCTGCTTTCTGCAATGTTAATCTATGCAGTTCTTTCTAATGCTTGTCACATTGAACAATGAATGTTTTCATTGGTGTGTTCTTCTGTTAAACTTGAATCCATGAAGTTATCATGTGAGTATTCATTTCTACATGAGGTTTAAAATTGTTATCTGATTTATTTAGCATAATGCGAGGGGAGAAATTGACTTAGGATTTAGAACTGGAGCAATTACTCTATGAGGTTAATTGTTTATTAAATTTCTCCATAATCGTTTATTACTCTTTGAGGTCGTATCCTTGTCTCCGTCGTATGTATTTTCCCCGACTCCATAATCTTTTGTCTTTATCATCTGGCCTCTTTTCCTTAAGAAAAAGGCTAGTCTGTGCGTACTCGTTTACAATTGGTAATGCAGAGCATGTGACTCTGACAAGCCCGCATGCCACATCTCGTCAGGCCCAACTTGGTCTGGTTGACATCTCTATTAACCAATTCAAACAACGGGTAGAATTGCTTCATTGTTTTACGTATGGACAGGTGGAGATAATATGTCAGATAGATGGTTTTGTCGTTGATTAGGAGATCTTGAATTAGAGAAAAAAGGTATTCTGTTTTTATCCTTGACACATAGGGTAAAAGAACGTTGGAATAAGAACCACGAGTTATTGTTATAGGTTATTCGATTCTTAAGTCAATACAGTTGTTGAGGAAAAATGTAGAGAAGATGAGCATAGGTGTATATCAAAATATGAGTGTATTTACGTACTTGATCCatggaaagaattttttttattgtgtCTGATCATGGCCatcttgaaaaaaaattaaagttttaatattttttaaaaaaataaatattaaaaatattattaaagacatctaattttattagtaaaatttaaaaggataGTTGTATATGTTATCAATGATTATTTATACAATCGGAAGAAGAAATGATCAACTAGGTAACATAGTAATAATTTTATCTTGGGTCAAATTTcacttttttattaataaaatttataaaaaataaaaaatattttatgttaactaatttgacaatgattaataaattattataatattattaatatacattttaattgttattttttttaaaaaaatatcaattaattttaacTACGATGAAAGTAAGTCTTGACGTAAtggtaaaaattattattatgtgaCCAAGATATAATAGGTTCAAATAATAGTCTAGTAGATATAGATACTGCGTACAATAGACTATCCTTAGGATCTCATATTGATAGGACCTTAGTGAACCAAACTATCTTTTATCAATTTCAACTTGGATAAATcatcaattatatttatttagtcaaaaatatttacaTAGTAATATCAAGgacaaattattaaaaaaaaaaaaagatgtgcATAATAAAAGACCAAGGACACCAtaataatggtaaaaaaaaatgataataaagaaatagagagaaagaaaaataaaatttagaaagtAGTAATAGTACAACTAATATACtgttgaaaaactttcaaaaatatttttataaaaaaaattaattaagtataacatttttaatttattaacaggacttaattttaattattaaattaaatttttatcagtaaaaacttaaaaattatgagtcaaattttaataaaaaaataaaaataaattatcaaccaaatctaactttaatattaaatttaaaattatcaatcaaatctaatacaagtaaaaaaagtaaaaaaataaaaatgatcaaatttaattttaatctataaaaaataaaaaattattggttaaatctaaaaattaaaaattattgaacaaatataatttagctagtaaaaaatttaaattatcaatgaaaataaatcttgactaaaatttattttaactataattttaaatatttaatatccaaattaatattatatatatatatatatatatatatatatatatatatatatatatataggggccCTAAGCATAggccttaatggcctatgccttgagccggCCCTGCAAGAAATATACGATGCAAGAAGATGTCGAGTAATGGAAGGTGTACAGTCTTCTGTCGAGGAATCTTCCGTTATACATATATGAGTAGTCTTTTATAACTTTCGTAATAATGATAGAAATTGAACAGTCATCCTTATAAGAAAGCTCTGTTGCATTTATATTTCAGAAATCAGAATATTCTTTGGTGAATAGATATTATTTTCTGACGAGTTATTTTGATTCTCTAATAATATTGTCCCATGGATTTAGCCGACTGAGGTATCCTAGTTGGATCTTTAGCCAATCTTCTGTATACTATGATGCATGTTTTTGAAGGGTGGGGATCCAAGTCCTGAAAGATCTGATCGATCCTTGGATTGATCGACTATATGCTATGATACTTGCCTTGAAAATGCTCTACAATATGGAAGTCTAGTCGGATCTATGTTTGATCGCATTTGTAATGAGAATTGCCTCATGCATTTGCCTTGTGTATACATATATGAGATGGGAACACCTAGCCATGATAACCTGACCGACCTTATGACCGACTGACTATATGAAGGGAGACTAATACATGAGAAGTGGGGGAACTGAGACCCGGAGGTCCGACCGACTATTGGACCGACCATCTATACATTGAGAATTATATTGTAGAGCTGACTAGTTTACTGAACATCTTGGCTCTGCAAGTCAGACCGGGTCTCATCCTAGCCGGCTATATATTAGGAGATTGTCTTTGCTGCGTGCTGAGAGAATACTTCTGGAGGATGGGGAGCTAAGCCCCATATGCTTGGCCGACACTAGGGTTGTTCGGATTTATCTTGTATAGCTTGGCATCAAGTGGAGCGATAAGTTCTCCCAGTTCGGCCGCCACTTGGGGCTGACTGACTATATACATAGAGACTTGTACCTATAGAATAAGGAACTAATTCccttaagtccgactgactactGGGTCGGTTGACTTTATGCTGAGAGCCATAGCGCTAAGTGAGGAGTTAAGTTTTGATGAGAATAACCCGTTCAGATTCATATATTTTGACGATGACTACCAACTCACCCTGACTTTAGCCACCACCTCATTTTGACTTTGACTGACACCTCATCTTTGGGTCCACTTATAATATACCACATCACTAgtctcccttcaagtctagtcgaaggaggctaatgTCCAACTGATTGGACCTGAGTCTAATTTCTGCCTGATCACCTGATTTGCTAGGTCGACAAGATGACCATGCTTCAGCTTACCCATTACTACTagagttaactttatttttctcCAAAAAATGCATATCAAACGCTTGATATGATAAGCAATGCACCGATGATATGCGGGAAAACACTTTTAGCGAAATGATTCAGGTTGTATcgtccatcataaatgtccatTTATGGGTAAGGCCACATGCCCCATTACCTTATTCTTTGAAGTAATAGTTGATGTATGTCTTTTCATATggaccaattgttgggaccgaaaagtagctagaggggggggggggggggggaatagctcgtcgctcgctaggtgctcgtcgttgcttgtttcttcaaagatgtgcagtggaaatacaagaaacaaatcacacaacgctaacaaggttggtttacttggtatccacctcacaagaggtgactagtccaaggatccacacatactcacgcaccctccactaataaaaccctccttttcggtaactaccgaaggcggagaagccctacaagttcacactacaaaaggaaggggaaaggatacaaaatacaagctcaaagcttacaatgagtacaagaaaaccctaaccctagctttcttcctcttgcaatagatccgcctcttgacttggaagaacctccaagaacttcaagaactggcgtggagagctctgtggagtcgctggtgaagatctgagcttTGTCGTGGAAGCgataccgaaggaaatgaacgcctgcggcttaaatcgacgctaacggtcaaatcccgatcgattggaatgctcccaatcaatcggggaagctttggatcgatccacggatcgatccagagcgcctctgtgctctggaaaaacgcctggatcgatccacggatcgatccagcgcttatcgcgcgaagcagcagcgtcccaatcgatccactgatcgattgggacatctggatagatccaccgattgatccagaggggttctgttcgcggggactcaccggatcgatcggccgatcgatccagatctgctggatcaatccacggatcaatccaaatctgctggatcaatcggctgatcaatccagatcttggtttttgcccaaagccaaatccaaagccccctaaaccaacatctagtcaaccatgacttgttggtacataagacctagcatccggtcacccttgaccagctaggactctctcaccaagtgtctggtcaatccctttgacccacttggacttttctcttcttgccaagtatccggtcactccctaagacctacttggacttttcttcctcgtgccaagtatccgatcaatccctttgacctacttgcaCTCTCactaaatgtctggtcaaccttgacccctctggatttctcctgcctggcttcactcaccaggactttcccaattgcctagcttcactcactaggtctttcacctggcttcactcaccaggattttcctcctgcctagcttcactcactaggtctttcacctggcttcactcaccaggattttcccttctgcctagcttcactcactaggactttcctcctgcctagctttactcaccaggacttccttctgcctggcttcactcaccaggacttccttctgcctggcttcactcaccaggactttcagtcacgtatccagtcaaccttgacctacttgactttccttcacaatcttaactggtcaactttgaccaaacgggaattgtatcaacaatctccccaaatgaacaactgcacctgcattgtccatatcatctaaacccaatatattgtcaaacatcgaaacccaaaccaagactcaggcttggttaaccaggtcaaccttgacctagggaatattgcaccaacaatctccccctttttgatgtttgacaatacctcttgttaagttaggaaattaggctactcccatagcctcaactcccttcatgccaatatatgaatccataagttaagcccttcattctccccctaagtggacaaactccctctaggtaatgaaatcctaacttactccctttcattctccccctattggcacacatcaaaccatgccccatttttgggcacacatcaacaaattcacttgttgaaaactctccccctgaagagttgctcatcgttgttcacaacttcactcgttgtgatcaacacgataatgaagatctcatacccttcattatccttaatcctacattctcccccaatgtaggcaaatgcccatccttgaacattatccacttgaaaccacttgaacaatgaggatatccactccccattaaagttcaaacgctcaaccttgagcatgttcttaacggaaggttaaccaccttccaaggttcatgaaaaataattttcatgtctttaaagagtccctccccctaaagacatggtggtaacttctgtcattgcaccaacaatgacttggaattcctaaaactttaggaaacccaattttagaagttttgaggttcaaatattcaaaatttgaaacaaacctcaacctaaacttcaacttagccttccttaaccaatctatccttgttttccacacgaaaacaccctttttatgtatacaaatatattttcaggggtttggaatggttacctagactaaaataggttcaaaatgctgaaaataagctttcccagccaaaatcagcatcttcaatcgattggagttgggttccaatcgattgaaccctactcaatcgatcgattcagtcttcttggatcgatcggctgatcgatccagcgagcttctgctcgcgagaaatgccttctcaatcgatcggctgatcgattgaggcactccaatcgatccactgatcgattggaggcctgaaattgctgaaattcaatttcagccaatttcagaaacccctagaaaattctacaaaattccaa includes these proteins:
- the LOC122021960 gene encoding sugar transport protein MST1-like isoform X1 gives rise to the protein MGAHVIPAVHSTTNGLQYLPLLHHSNSTTAEQSRADRKKMAGEGFSLDQGPADDYGGRLTASVIVTCLMAASGGLIFGYDIGISGGVTAMESFLEQFFPRILRRMAAAQSDEFCVYDSQVLTAFTSSLYVAGLAAALAAGRLTRAVGRQKVMLLGGATFFVGSIINAAAVNVEMLILGRILLGFGVGFTNQATPVYLAETAPARWRGAFTAGFQLFIAVGVVVANLTNYGASHVRAWGWRLSLGLAAVPAAAIFLSAILISDTPSSLVARGRIDDARKALIRIRGGDANAELKALERAVRDADEMAQGAFKRIATRRYRPYLVMAVAIPLFQQLTGVIVIAFFSPVLFRTVGFGSDTALVSAVILGVVNLVSLLISSTVVDRCGRKFLFMTGGAQMILSQAAVAWILGAAGRAALPQGHAVAVLVLFCTYAFGFGYSWGPLSWIVPVEIFPVEVRSAGQSISVAVNLGVTFLQAQIFLAMLCRLKAGTFVYYAAWVGVMTAFVAVFLPETKGVPLEAMPALWARHWYWRRFMVTNDVTEHNDQALSS
- the LOC122021960 gene encoding sugar transport protein MST1-like isoform X2, giving the protein MGAHVIPAVHSTTNGLQYLPLLHHSNSTTAEQSRADRKKMAGEGFSLDQGPADDYGGGVTAMESFLEQFFPRILRRMAAAQSDEFCVYDSQVLTAFTSSLYVAGLAAALAAGRLTRAVGRQKVMLLGGATFFVGSIINAAAVNVEMLILGRILLGFGVGFTNQATPVYLAETAPARWRGAFTAGFQLFIAVGVVVANLTNYGASHVRAWGWRLSLGLAAVPAAAIFLSAILISDTPSSLVARGRIDDARKALIRIRGGDANAELKALERAVRDADEMAQGAFKRIATRRYRPYLVMAVAIPLFQQLTGVIVIAFFSPVLFRTVGFGSDTALVSAVILGVVNLVSLLISSTVVDRCGRKFLFMTGGAQMILSQAAVAWILGAAGRAALPQGHAVAVLVLFCTYAFGFGYSWGPLSWIVPVEIFPVEVRSAGQSISVAVNLGVTFLQAQIFLAMLCRLKAGTFVYYAAWVGVMTAFVAVFLPETKGVPLEAMPALWARHWYWRRFMVTNDVTEHNDQALSS
- the LOC122021973 gene encoding UPF0235 protein C15orf40 homolog, encoding MAPPKRGKAKGGSAASATVVAPAEIKFPGCLRLLPPSTVAITIHAKPGSKVATITDVGDDALGVQIDAPARDGEANAALLDYISSVLGVKKRQVSIGSGSKSREKVVLVQEVTLQNVLDALNKAWKCD
- the LOC122021979 gene encoding histone H3.2 — its product is MARTKQTARKSTGGKAPRKQLATKAARKSAPATGGVKKPHRFRPGTVALREIRKYQKSTELLIRKLPFQRLVREIAQDFKTDLRFQSSAVAALQEAAEAYLVGLFEDTNLCAIHAKRVTIMPKDIQLARRIRGERA